From the Acidobacteriota bacterium genome, the window CGCGGTCACCAGCTTCATCCTCAAGGAGGCTGAGCGTCTGGCCTTGACTCGGGTGTTTCCGATAGGCGCCATCAGCGTGGGCAGCGCCGGGGAGCGTCTGGCGGAAATCGGAGAAATGGTCAACGCGGGAGCCATCGGCATCAGTGACGACGGCAAAGGCGTGATGGACGGACAACTCATGCGTCGGGCGCTGGAGTATTCGCTGCCCTTCAAGATCCCCGTCATCGAACACTGCGAAGATCTCAACCTCTCGGCCCACGGCTGCATGAACGAGGGGTACCAGTCCACGGTCCTGGGCCTGAAGGGCATGAGTCGCACGGCCGAAGACGCCATGGCGGCTCGGGACATCATGCTGGCCGAATTGACCGGCGCGCACATCCACATCGCCCATCTTTCCACCCGTGGCGCAGCCGATCTGGTGAGGCAGGGAAAAAGCAAGGGAATTCATGTCACCTGCGAAGTCTGCCCCCACCACTTCACCCTCAGCGATGCGGCCTGCAGCGGCTACGACACCAACACCAAGATGAGTCCTCCCCTGCGAACCGAGGACGACATCGAGGCGTTGCTGGAAGCCATCGTCGACGGCACGGTGGATTGCATCGTCACCGACCACGCTCCACACAATCCCAACGAAAAGATGCTGGAATTCGACCAGGCACCCTTTGGAATCATCGGTCTCGAGACCGCCCTGGGCCTGGTCCTGACCCGCCTCTACCATCCCGGTCTCATCAGTCTCCGCCGTGTGGTGGAGCTCATGAGCACCCAACCCGCCCAACTGATCAACCAGCCGCTCGGCCATCTGAAATCAGGAAGCGCGGCCGACCTGACCCTGTTCGACCCGGACGCCGAATGGGTCTACGATCTCGGACAGACCAGGTCCAAAAGCCGCAATTCTCCCTTCCACGGAACGGCCCTCAAAGGGCGCGTGGCCGCCACCATCGTGGCGGGGAAGATCGTTTATCGGTGTCCGGAGTATTTCGAGGGTTGAGCTACCGGCTCTTCTGGAACTTCTCAAGGCATTCCGAGGAGCAG encodes:
- a CDS encoding dihydroorotase, with product MSSLLVKGGRVIDPAQELDQVSDVLLEDGRVSRIAPGLQAPGIPILDASGLVVSPGLIDIHVHLREPGREDEETIQSGSEAAAVGGFTSICCMPNTNPVNDNPAVTSFILKEAERLALTRVFPIGAISVGSAGERLAEIGEMVNAGAIGISDDGKGVMDGQLMRRALEYSLPFKIPVIEHCEDLNLSAHGCMNEGYQSTVLGLKGMSRTAEDAMAARDIMLAELTGAHIHIAHLSTRGAADLVRQGKSKGIHVTCEVCPHHFTLSDAACSGYDTNTKMSPPLRTEDDIEALLEAIVDGTVDCIVTDHAPHNPNEKMLEFDQAPFGIIGLETALGLVLTRLYHPGLISLRRVVELMSTQPAQLINQPLGHLKSGSAADLTLFDPDAEWVYDLGQTRSKSRNSPFHGTALKGRVAATIVAGKIVYRCPEYFEG